In Streptomyces seoulensis, the following are encoded in one genomic region:
- a CDS encoding penicillin-binding transpeptidase domain-containing protein gives MGTSKGKGVRVAVISGVCVTMLGGAGYGMYNIASALNGTTTGGVQAAPTGPPSGEEVEQTTAKFFAAWEKNQPEQAASLTNFPQDAESLLTAYGSDAHITGVHITPGKATGDTVPFRVRATVSYGEETRPLAYASRLNVVRGVNSHRPLVDWDPALVHPKLAQGDSLTVEESATPQIDAVDRDGQVLTKEKYPSLGPVLDELRKRYGAKTGGRAGVELVVRHEGSGAADTTLMTLVKGKPGKLRTTLSASAQAAAEAAVTDYTNSSVVAVQPSTGEILAFANHRDDGFNAAFLGELAPGSTMKIVSAATLIDSGITSANGPAPCPPSAVWQSQTFTNLKDLAPNENATLSESFARSCNTAFVKFADEVKADSLATEAAQRFGIGRDDWKVGVPSFDGRVPSPDGPDRAAGLIGQGQVQMSPLNMASVTATAKTGTFRQPVIVPLSLDGRRAATARGLAPGTSQQLREMMNRTARSGTAAGVMAGLSGNVGAKTGSAEVDGQSRSNSWFTGYRDDIAAAAMTEDGGHGIDAAGPIVARVLRSAG, from the coding sequence ATGGGTACGTCGAAAGGCAAGGGCGTCAGAGTCGCGGTCATCAGCGGCGTGTGCGTGACGATGCTGGGCGGCGCCGGGTACGGCATGTACAACATCGCCTCCGCGCTGAACGGCACCACGACCGGCGGAGTGCAGGCCGCGCCGACCGGGCCGCCGAGCGGCGAGGAGGTCGAGCAGACCACCGCGAAGTTCTTCGCCGCCTGGGAGAAGAACCAGCCGGAGCAGGCCGCGAGCCTCACCAACTTCCCCCAGGACGCCGAGTCGCTGCTGACCGCGTACGGCTCGGACGCGCACATCACCGGCGTACACATCACCCCGGGCAAGGCGACCGGGGACACGGTGCCGTTCCGGGTCAGGGCGACGGTGTCGTACGGGGAGGAGACCCGCCCGCTGGCGTACGCGAGCCGGCTGAACGTGGTGCGCGGGGTCAACTCGCACCGCCCGCTGGTCGACTGGGACCCCGCGCTGGTGCACCCGAAGCTGGCCCAGGGCGACTCGCTGACCGTCGAGGAGTCCGCCACCCCGCAGATCGACGCCGTGGACCGCGACGGCCAGGTGCTGACCAAGGAGAAGTACCCCTCCCTCGGCCCGGTCCTGGACGAGCTGCGCAAGCGGTACGGGGCCAAGACGGGCGGCCGGGCCGGCGTCGAGCTGGTGGTCCGGCACGAGGGCAGCGGCGCGGCCGACACCACGCTGATGACCCTGGTCAAGGGCAAGCCCGGCAAGCTGCGCACCACGCTCAGCGCGAGCGCCCAGGCGGCGGCCGAGGCGGCCGTCACCGACTACACCAACTCCTCCGTGGTTGCCGTACAGCCCAGCACCGGCGAGATCCTGGCCTTCGCCAATCACCGGGACGACGGCTTCAACGCGGCCTTCCTCGGTGAGCTGGCCCCCGGCTCCACCATGAAGATCGTCAGCGCCGCCACCCTCATCGACTCCGGCATCACCTCGGCGAACGGCCCGGCGCCCTGCCCGCCGTCGGCCGTGTGGCAGAGCCAGACCTTCACCAACCTCAAGGACCTCGCGCCGAACGAGAACGCCACCCTCTCCGAGAGCTTCGCCCGCTCCTGCAACACCGCGTTCGTGAAGTTCGCGGACGAGGTGAAGGCGGACTCACTGGCCACGGAGGCCGCGCAGCGCTTCGGCATCGGCCGCGACGACTGGAAGGTGGGCGTGCCCTCCTTCGACGGCCGCGTCCCCTCGCCGGACGGCCCCGACCGGGCGGCCGGGCTGATCGGGCAGGGCCAGGTGCAGATGAGCCCGCTGAACATGGCGTCGGTGACGGCGACCGCGAAGACCGGCACGTTCCGCCAGCCGGTGATCGTCCCGCTGAGCCTGGACGGCCGCCGGGCCGCCACCGCGCGCGGGCTGGCGCCGGGTACGTCGCAGCAGTTGCGGGAGATGATGAACCGCACCGCGCGCAGTGGCACGGCGGCAGGCGTGATGGCCGGGCTGAGCGGGAACGTGGGCGCGAAGACCGGTTCGGCGGAGGTCGACGGGCAGTCACGGTCCAACAGCTGGTTCACCGGATACCGGGACGACATCGCGGCGGCCGCGATGACGGAGGACGGCGGGCATGGCATCGACGCCGCCGGTCCGATTGTCGCAAGAGTGCTACGGAGTGCGGGCTGA
- a CDS encoding penicillin-binding transpeptidase domain-containing protein yields MGKRRRAAERPKRKPAVLGGMIALVVGGAGFGLYALYGGGASADEASTLSDHKSVKTGPPSALEIKTVTSRFLTAWQQGHVTEAAAATDDAKAATALLTGYSKDARLKDVTLTAGRATGAKVPFSVKATVLYQGVSKPLAYTSSLTVVRRASDGAALVGWRPAVVHPELRDGDTLVTGASGTPPVKALDRAGGELTVTAYPSLGTVLDGLREKYGKTAGGKAGVELRVVRGKASEKAGLSDKTLVELSEGTPGTVRTTLDPKFQAAAEQQVAKREQASVVALRASTGEILAVANSGHGFNIGFQGSLAPGSTMKVITSSLLIEKGLAEADKKHPCPKTFTFGGWKFHNDDDFEIKDGTFKASFARSCNTAFISQAKKLKNDDLTKQAQQVFGLSMNNWSVGVPTLDGSVPVQSAAQMAASLIGQGGVRMNPLNMASVAATVKTGTFHQPYLVAPSVDHRTLATASRTMSAKTLGQLRELMNFTAAYGTAAEAMSGLGPDYGAKTGSAEVDNQKKPNGWFTAYRGDLASAGVVQAGGHGGDTAGPIVATLLKLG; encoded by the coding sequence GTGGGCAAGAGAAGGCGTGCCGCCGAACGGCCGAAGAGAAAGCCCGCCGTACTCGGCGGCATGATCGCCCTCGTGGTCGGCGGCGCCGGGTTCGGCCTCTACGCGCTGTACGGGGGCGGGGCGTCCGCCGACGAGGCGTCCACGCTGTCCGACCACAAGAGCGTGAAGACCGGGCCGCCCAGCGCGCTGGAGATAAAGACGGTCACCTCCCGCTTCCTGACCGCCTGGCAGCAGGGCCACGTCACCGAGGCGGCCGCCGCGACGGACGACGCCAAGGCCGCGACCGCGCTGCTCACCGGCTACTCCAAGGACGCCCGCCTGAAGGACGTCACCCTCACCGCGGGCCGGGCGACCGGCGCGAAGGTGCCGTTCTCCGTCAAGGCGACCGTCTTGTACCAGGGCGTCAGCAAGCCGCTGGCGTACACGAGTTCGCTGACCGTGGTGCGCCGGGCCAGCGACGGCGCGGCCCTGGTCGGCTGGCGGCCGGCCGTGGTGCACCCGGAGCTGAGGGACGGCGACACCCTGGTCACCGGCGCGTCCGGCACCCCGCCGGTCAAGGCGCTGGACCGGGCCGGCGGCGAGCTGACGGTGACCGCGTACCCCTCGCTGGGCACGGTGCTGGACGGGCTGCGGGAGAAGTACGGCAAGACGGCCGGCGGCAAGGCGGGCGTGGAGCTGCGCGTGGTGCGCGGCAAGGCGTCGGAGAAGGCCGGGCTGTCGGACAAGACGCTGGTGGAGCTGAGCGAGGGCACGCCGGGCACGGTGCGGACCACGCTGGACCCGAAGTTCCAGGCGGCGGCCGAGCAGCAGGTGGCCAAGCGGGAGCAGGCGTCGGTGGTGGCGCTGCGCGCGTCGACCGGTGAGATCCTCGCGGTCGCCAACAGCGGCCACGGCTTCAACATCGGCTTCCAGGGCTCGCTGGCCCCCGGCTCCACCATGAAGGTGATCACCTCCTCGCTGCTGATCGAGAAGGGCCTGGCGGAGGCGGACAAGAAGCACCCCTGCCCGAAGACCTTCACCTTCGGCGGCTGGAAGTTCCACAACGACGACGACTTCGAGATCAAGGACGGCACCTTCAAGGCGAGCTTCGCCCGCTCCTGCAACACCGCCTTCATCAGCCAGGCGAAGAAGCTGAAGAACGACGACCTGACCAAGCAGGCCCAGCAGGTCTTCGGCCTCTCCATGAACAACTGGTCGGTCGGCGTGCCCACGCTGGACGGTTCGGTGCCGGTGCAGTCGGCGGCCCAGATGGCGGCCTCGCTGATCGGTCAGGGCGGGGTGCGGATGAACCCGCTGAACATGGCCTCGGTGGCGGCCACGGTGAAGACCGGCACCTTCCACCAGCCCTATCTGGTCGCCCCGTCGGTGGACCACCGCACGCTGGCGACGGCGTCCCGCACGATGTCGGCGAAGACGCTGGGCCAGCTGCGCGAGCTGATGAACTTCACCGCCGCGTACGGCACGGCGGCCGAGGCGATGTCCGGGCTCGGTCCGGACTACGGCGCCAAGACCGGCTCGGCCGAGGTCGACAACCAGAAGAAGCCCAACGGCTGGTTCACCGCCTACCGGGGCGACCTCGCCTCGGCCGGTGTGGTGCAGGCGGGCGGCCACGGCGGCGACACCGCCGGGCCGATCGTCGCCACCCTGCTGAAGCTCGGCTGA
- a CDS encoding SsgA family sporulation/cell division regulator, with protein sequence MSVVEQYTRAHIVTDAEDDPDAVRVVLRYDPDADPLSVQVGLPGPAEWTFSRSLLEDGLRAPAESGDVRVWPCGRVQAVLEFHSPEGVDVVQFDVKSLTRFLLRTYTAEPVRN encoded by the coding sequence ATGTCCGTAGTCGAGCAGTACACACGCGCCCACATCGTCACCGACGCGGAGGACGACCCCGACGCCGTACGCGTGGTGCTCCGCTACGACCCCGACGCCGACCCCCTCTCCGTCCAGGTCGGGCTGCCCGGCCCCGCCGAGTGGACCTTCTCCCGGTCCCTGCTGGAGGACGGCCTGCGGGCCCCCGCCGAGAGCGGGGACGTACGGGTCTGGCCGTGCGGGCGCGTGCAGGCGGTCCTGGAGTTCCACTCCCCGGAAGGGGTGGACGTGGTCCAGTTCGACGTGAAGTCGCTGACCCGGTTCCTGCTGCGCACCTACACGGCCGAGCCGGTACGGAACTGA
- a CDS encoding energy-coupling factor ABC transporter permease, producing the protein MHVPDGFIDAPTSAVTGVVAAGALAVSLRGARRELDERTAPLAGLVAAFIFAVQMLNFPVAAGTSGHLLGGALAAILVGPYTAVLCVSVVLLMQGVLFADGGLTALGVNITDMAIVTTVVAYAVFKGLLAMLPRSRRSITAASFVAALLSVPAAAVVFTLIYAIGGTTDVSIAKVATAMIGVHVLIGIGEAVITSLTVAAVVAVRPDLVYGARGLRQKLRLRVNGELVDAPDAAPAPAAARTSRRTLWITGLVTSLVLAGFVSFYASANPDGLEKVAHDKGIDKRTQPHHSSDSPLADYGVKDVANARLSGGLAGVIGVGVTAVAGSAVFWTVRRRRDHDVSPAHTNTSV; encoded by the coding sequence GTGCATGTACCTGACGGATTCATCGACGCCCCCACCTCCGCTGTCACCGGGGTGGTCGCCGCGGGCGCCCTCGCGGTGAGCCTCCGCGGCGCCCGCCGCGAACTGGACGAGCGCACCGCGCCGCTGGCCGGCCTGGTCGCCGCGTTCATCTTCGCCGTACAGATGCTCAACTTCCCCGTGGCGGCCGGAACAAGCGGCCATCTGCTGGGCGGAGCGCTGGCGGCGATACTCGTCGGCCCCTACACGGCCGTGCTGTGCGTGTCGGTCGTGCTGCTCATGCAGGGCGTGCTGTTCGCGGACGGCGGGCTGACCGCGCTCGGCGTGAACATCACGGACATGGCGATCGTCACGACCGTGGTCGCGTACGCCGTCTTCAAGGGCCTGCTCGCGATGCTGCCGCGCTCGCGGCGCTCGATCACCGCCGCCTCCTTCGTCGCGGCCCTGCTCTCCGTACCGGCGGCGGCCGTCGTCTTCACGCTGATCTACGCGATCGGCGGCACCACGGACGTGTCCATCGCCAAGGTGGCCACCGCGATGATCGGTGTCCACGTGCTCATCGGCATCGGCGAGGCCGTGATCACCTCGCTCACCGTCGCCGCCGTCGTCGCGGTCCGCCCCGACCTCGTGTACGGCGCGCGCGGGCTGCGGCAGAAGCTCCGGCTGCGGGTGAACGGCGAACTGGTCGACGCCCCCGACGCCGCCCCGGCCCCGGCCGCCGCCCGCACCTCCCGGCGCACCCTGTGGATCACCGGCCTGGTGACCTCCCTGGTCCTCGCCGGGTTCGTCAGCTTCTACGCCTCCGCCAACCCGGACGGTCTGGAGAAGGTCGCCCACGACAAGGGCATCGACAAGAGGACCCAGCCGCACCACTCCTCGGACTCCCCGCTGGCCGACTACGGCGTCAAGGACGTGGCGAACGCCCGGCTCTCCGGGGGTCTGGCGGGCGTGATCGGCGTCGGCGTCACCGCCGTCGCGGGCAGCGCGGTCTTCTGGACGGTGCGCCGCCGCCGCGACCACGACGTCTCCCCGGCGCACACGAACACGAGCGTCTGA
- the cbiQ gene encoding cobalt ECF transporter T component CbiQ, protein MGAGHAHKLYRHGHSAVHRLPPHTKLAAVFAFVVVVVSTPREAMWAFGVYALLLACVAYRARVPAGFLLKRLLIEVPFVAFAVLMPFVAEGERVHVLGLSLSVNGLWGAWNVLAKGTLGVAASVLLAATTDLRELLLGLQRLKLPPLLVQIASFMIRYGDVITDEMRRMRIARESRGFEARGVRHWGVLAKSAGALFIRSYERGERVHLAMVSRGYAGSMPVIDEVTATRDQWLRALALPCSALVVCLLGWFL, encoded by the coding sequence ATGGGCGCGGGCCACGCTCACAAGCTGTACCGGCACGGGCACTCCGCCGTGCACCGGCTCCCCCCGCACACCAAGCTGGCGGCCGTCTTCGCCTTCGTCGTGGTGGTGGTCTCCACCCCGCGCGAGGCGATGTGGGCGTTCGGGGTGTACGCGCTGCTGCTGGCCTGTGTCGCGTACCGGGCCCGGGTGCCCGCCGGTTTCCTGCTGAAGCGGCTGCTGATCGAGGTGCCGTTCGTCGCGTTCGCGGTGCTCATGCCGTTCGTCGCGGAGGGCGAGCGGGTGCATGTCCTCGGCCTCTCGCTGAGCGTCAACGGCCTGTGGGGCGCCTGGAACGTGCTGGCCAAGGGCACCCTGGGCGTCGCCGCCTCGGTGCTGCTCGCCGCCACCACCGACCTGCGCGAACTGCTGCTCGGGCTCCAGCGGCTGAAGCTGCCGCCGCTGCTGGTGCAGATCGCCTCCTTCATGATCCGCTACGGCGACGTCATCACCGACGAGATGCGCCGGATGCGGATCGCCCGCGAGTCGCGCGGCTTCGAGGCGCGGGGGGTACGGCACTGGGGGGTGCTCGCCAAGTCGGCGGGCGCGCTGTTCATCCGCTCCTACGAGCGGGGCGAGCGGGTGCATCTGGCCATGGTGAGCCGGGGCTACGCCGGGTCGATGCCGGTCATCGACGAGGTCACCGCCACGCGTGACCAGTGGCTGCGCGCGCTGGCCCTGCCCTGCTCCGCCCTCGTCGTCTGTCTGCTGGGATGGTTCCTGTGA
- a CDS encoding energy-coupling factor ABC transporter ATP-binding protein: MVPVSTASLSLEVSGLAFAYPDGHQALFGVDFTVPRGERVALLGPNGAGKTTLVLHLNGILSGGTGTVTVAGLPVGKRHMAEIRQKVGIVFQDPDDQLFMPTVREDVAFGPAAAGLKGAELEERVRTALEQVGMAEFADRPPHHLSFGQRRRVAVATVLAMRPEILVLDEPSSNLDPASRRELADILRSLDVTVLMVTHDLPYALELCPRALILSDGVIAADGPTGKLLSDDALMRAHRLELPFGFDPRTVALDA, from the coding sequence ATGGTTCCTGTGAGTACCGCATCGCTGTCGCTGGAGGTCTCCGGCCTCGCCTTCGCCTACCCCGACGGCCACCAGGCCCTGTTCGGCGTCGACTTCACCGTCCCGCGCGGTGAACGGGTCGCGCTGCTCGGGCCGAACGGCGCGGGCAAGACCACGCTCGTGCTGCATCTCAACGGCATCCTGTCCGGCGGCACCGGCACGGTCACCGTGGCCGGACTCCCGGTCGGCAAGCGGCACATGGCCGAGATCCGGCAGAAGGTCGGCATCGTCTTCCAGGACCCCGACGACCAGCTCTTCATGCCGACCGTGCGCGAGGACGTGGCGTTCGGACCGGCGGCGGCCGGGCTGAAGGGGGCCGAACTGGAGGAGCGGGTGCGGACCGCGCTGGAGCAGGTCGGGATGGCGGAGTTCGCCGACCGGCCCCCGCACCATCTCTCCTTCGGGCAGCGGCGCCGGGTCGCGGTGGCGACGGTACTGGCGATGCGGCCGGAGATCCTCGTCCTGGACGAGCCGTCCTCCAACCTCGACCCGGCCTCCCGGCGCGAACTGGCCGACATCCTGCGGTCGTTGGACGTCACGGTGCTGATGGTCACGCACGACCTGCCGTACGCGCTCGAACTGTGCCCGCGTGCGCTGATCCTCAGTGACGGGGTGATCGCGGCCGACGGCCCCACCGGCAAGCTGCTCTCCGACGACGCGCTGATGCGGGCGCACCGGCTGGAGCTGCCGTTCGGGTTCGATCCGCGCACGGTGGCGCTGGACGCGTAG
- a CDS encoding serine hydrolase domain-containing protein — protein MDVRVNGTVAEGFEPVAEAFAANFARLGERGAAVAVYRDGHRVADLWAGTRDVDGSAPWERGTAQIVRSATKGVAAAALLLLHQRGLLDLDAPVGTYWPEFKAAGKERTLVRDLLAHRAGVPVLDRPLTPEEAADPDLGAAAVAAQAPVWEPGTDHGYHAQTYSWLTGELVRRVTGRPVGEFIASEIAAPAGADVWLGLPDSEQARVGRVGRVGPLPAPEATGALKVRPKRAVADAYADPDSLTRRAFAAITPLPDENAPGYRAAALPASNGIATADGLARVYASLICEVDGGTRLFTPETMELARTEASAGPDRVLVVGTRFGLGYMLHGPASPLLSPTAFGHPGRGGALAFADPASGISFGYVTNGFRSGVAADPRAQALVRAVRSSLG, from the coding sequence GTGGATGTACGGGTGAACGGCACGGTGGCCGAGGGCTTCGAGCCGGTGGCGGAGGCGTTCGCGGCGAACTTCGCCCGGCTCGGTGAGCGGGGCGCGGCCGTGGCCGTGTACCGGGACGGGCACCGGGTCGCCGACCTGTGGGCGGGCACCCGTGACGTCGACGGCTCGGCCCCCTGGGAGCGCGGCACCGCGCAGATCGTGCGCTCCGCGACCAAGGGGGTCGCCGCCGCCGCGCTCCTGCTGCTGCACCAGCGGGGTCTGCTGGACCTGGACGCCCCGGTGGGCACGTACTGGCCCGAGTTCAAGGCGGCGGGCAAGGAGCGCACCCTCGTACGGGACCTGCTCGCCCACCGGGCGGGCGTGCCGGTGCTGGACCGGCCGCTGACCCCCGAGGAGGCCGCCGACCCCGACCTCGGCGCCGCCGCCGTCGCCGCGCAGGCGCCGGTGTGGGAGCCGGGCACGGACCACGGATACCACGCGCAGACGTACAGCTGGCTCACCGGTGAGCTGGTCCGCCGGGTCACCGGGCGCCCGGTCGGCGAGTTCATCGCCTCCGAGATCGCGGCGCCGGCCGGGGCGGACGTATGGCTGGGGCTGCCCGACTCGGAGCAGGCGCGGGTGGGCCGCGTGGGCCGCGTGGGCCCGCTCCCGGCGCCCGAGGCGACCGGCGCGCTGAAGGTACGGCCCAAGCGTGCCGTGGCGGACGCCTACGCCGACCCCGACTCCCTGACCCGGCGCGCCTTCGCCGCGATCACCCCGCTGCCGGACGAGAACGCGCCCGGCTACCGCGCGGCCGCCCTCCCCGCCTCCAACGGCATCGCCACGGCAGACGGACTGGCCCGCGTGTACGCGTCCCTCATCTGCGAAGTGGACGGCGGCACACGGCTGTTCACCCCTGAGACGATGGAACTTGCCCGCACCGAAGCCTCCGCGGGCCCCGACCGGGTCCTCGTGGTCGGCACGCGCTTCGGCCTCGGCTACATGCTGCATGGTCCGGCCTCCCCCCTCCTCTCCCCCACCGCCTTCGGCCACCCCGGCCGGGGCGGCGCCCTCGCTTTCGCCGACCCCGCCTCCGGCATCTCCTTCGGTTATGTCACCAACGGCTTCCGCAGCGGGGTGGCGGCAGACCCGAGGGCCCAGGCGCTGGTGCGGGCGGTACGGAGTTCGCTGGGCTGA
- a CDS encoding DUF1876 domain-containing protein: MMHNTVGWHIELEFEEDDQHTRAVALVRLPDGSEIRAHGHATRHRVDSNQPRVGEEIAGARALNELAMRLLAKAHEEIDADSGRVSHAIHV; this comes from the coding sequence ATGATGCACAACACCGTGGGTTGGCACATCGAGCTGGAGTTCGAGGAGGACGACCAGCACACGCGCGCGGTGGCGCTGGTACGGCTGCCGGACGGCAGTGAGATACGGGCGCACGGGCATGCCACCCGGCACCGGGTCGACTCCAACCAGCCGAGGGTCGGCGAGGAGATCGCCGGCGCCCGCGCCCTGAACGAACTCGCCATGCGCCTGCTGGCCAAGGCCCACGAGGAGATCGACGCGGACTCGGGCCGCGTCTCGCACGCGATCCACGTGTGA
- a CDS encoding NAD(P)-dependent oxidoreductase, which produces MIGAPRGTPSPRESREKESHRMTATDRPTVAVLGTGIMGAAMARNLAAAGLPVRAWNRTRAKAEPLAEDGVRVTGTAAEAVDGADVVLTMLYDGDTVLEVMREAAPALRPGTLWVQSTTAGTELTGRLAAFAREHGLEFYDAPVLGTRKPAEDGQLTVLAAGPEPGRAALAPVFDAVGSRTVWTGEDGAEGSASRLKLVANNWVLAVTAATGEVLALAQALGVDPRSFFDLIEGGPLDMGYLRAKSALVLEGKLTPASFAVATAEKDARLITAAADRGGVRLDLAEATAERFARATAQGHGDEDMAAAYFASFEEKSAD; this is translated from the coding sequence ATGATCGGCGCCCCTCGTGGGACCCCGTCCCCTCGAGAATCCCGTGAGAAGGAGAGCCACCGTATGACCGCCACCGACCGGCCGACCGTCGCCGTGCTGGGCACCGGCATCATGGGCGCCGCCATGGCCCGCAACCTCGCCGCCGCCGGGCTGCCCGTACGCGCCTGGAACCGCACCCGCGCCAAGGCGGAGCCGCTCGCGGAGGACGGCGTCCGGGTCACCGGCACGGCCGCCGAGGCGGTCGACGGCGCGGACGTGGTGCTGACCATGCTGTACGACGGGGACACCGTGCTGGAGGTGATGCGCGAGGCGGCGCCCGCGCTGCGGCCCGGCACGCTGTGGGTGCAGAGCACCACCGCCGGTACCGAACTCACCGGCCGCCTCGCCGCGTTCGCCCGCGAGCACGGGCTGGAGTTCTACGACGCGCCCGTGCTCGGCACCCGTAAGCCCGCCGAGGACGGTCAGCTCACCGTGCTGGCCGCCGGGCCCGAGCCGGGGCGCGCCGCCCTCGCGCCGGTCTTCGACGCGGTCGGCTCCCGCACGGTGTGGACCGGCGAGGACGGGGCCGAGGGCAGTGCGAGCCGGCTCAAGCTGGTCGCCAACAACTGGGTGCTCGCGGTCACCGCGGCCACCGGGGAGGTGCTGGCCCTCGCCCAGGCGCTCGGCGTCGACCCGCGCTCGTTCTTCGACCTCATCGAGGGCGGCCCGCTGGACATGGGCTACCTGCGCGCCAAGTCCGCCCTGGTCCTGGAGGGCAAGCTCACCCCGGCCTCGTTCGCCGTCGCCACCGCCGAGAAGGACGCCCGCCTCATCACCGCCGCCGCCGACCGGGGCGGCGTCCGCCTCGACCTCGCCGAAGCCACCGCCGAGCGCTTCGCCCGCGCGACCGCCCAGGGCCACGGGGACGAGGACATGGCGGCGGCCTACTTCGCCAGCTTCGAGGAGAAGTCGGCCGACTGA
- a CDS encoding FAD-dependent oxidoreductase, which produces MSAHVTIIGAGLGGLTLARVLQVRGIASTVYEAEASAGARTQGGMLDIHDYNGQLAVKAADLTDEFEGIVLEGRQAMRFFHRDGSLLFDKADDGTGGRPEVQRGELRQILLDALPEGTVRWGHKVSGTRTLADGRHEVTFANGTSTTAGLLVGADGAWSRVRPLLSGAVPEYAGEAFVETYLFDVESRHPAVAEMVGGGMFGAVDPDGDGRWIGAHREKGETVHAYVTLARPLDWFAGIDFTDLAASTTRIAAEFADWAPEFATLVTGSDTAPLLRPHYTLPIGHRWDRVPGVTLVGDAAHLSVPNGEGANLAMLDAAELGEALAAHPGDTEAALAAYERGLFPRSADAAAEAHHKPTSAELIEFFTQDAQAR; this is translated from the coding sequence ATGTCCGCTCATGTCACGATCATCGGTGCGGGGCTCGGGGGGCTGACGTTGGCCCGGGTGCTGCAGGTGCGCGGGATCGCGTCGACCGTGTACGAGGCGGAGGCGTCGGCGGGGGCGCGTACGCAGGGCGGGATGCTCGACATCCATGACTACAACGGGCAACTGGCCGTCAAGGCGGCCGACTTGACGGACGAGTTCGAGGGCATCGTGCTGGAGGGCCGGCAGGCGATGCGGTTCTTCCACCGGGACGGCTCGCTGCTGTTCGACAAGGCCGACGACGGCACCGGCGGCCGCCCCGAGGTGCAGCGCGGTGAGCTGCGGCAGATCCTGCTGGACGCGCTGCCCGAGGGCACCGTCCGCTGGGGGCACAAGGTCAGCGGCACCCGGACCCTGGCCGACGGGCGCCACGAGGTGACCTTCGCGAACGGCACCTCCACCACGGCCGGCCTCCTCGTCGGCGCGGACGGCGCCTGGTCGCGGGTGCGGCCGCTGCTCTCCGGCGCGGTGCCGGAGTACGCGGGGGAGGCGTTCGTCGAGACCTACCTCTTCGACGTCGAGTCCCGGCACCCGGCGGTCGCCGAGATGGTCGGCGGCGGGATGTTCGGCGCGGTCGACCCGGACGGGGACGGCCGCTGGATCGGGGCGCACCGCGAGAAGGGCGAGACCGTCCACGCCTACGTCACGCTCGCCCGGCCCCTGGACTGGTTCGCCGGCATCGACTTCACCGACCTCGCCGCGTCGACCACCCGGATCGCGGCCGAGTTCGCGGACTGGGCACCGGAGTTCGCCACCCTCGTCACGGGGTCCGACACCGCCCCGCTGCTGCGCCCCCACTACACGCTGCCCATCGGACACCGCTGGGACCGGGTGCCCGGCGTGACCCTGGTCGGCGACGCCGCCCACCTCTCCGTGCCCAACGGCGAGGGCGCCAACCTCGCCATGCTGGACGCCGCCGAACTCGGCGAGGCGCTCGCCGCGCACCCCGGCGACACGGAGGCCGCGCTGGCCGCGTACGAGCGGGGGCTGTTCCCGCGCAGCGCCGACGCGGCCGCCGAGGCCCACCACAAGCCCACGTCGGCGGAACTGATCGAATTCTTCACCCAGGACGCACAGGCCCGCTGA
- a CDS encoding EamA family transporter, with protein MTPLVTAAVLLAAFTHAGWNAIAHRISDKLTGFTLIAGGGLVVGLVMALFAPWPAGPAWPYLLTSAGVHVAYYALLMTSFRLGDFGQAYPIARGTAPLVVTVLAALFAHEVPGGWAAAGVAVSCVGLTGVSLWGLRGRRPDWKAIGAAVATGLTIAVYTVLDGIGVRHADTPLGYIAWLMAAQGIFIPAYMYYRVRGDMVRKLKPYATLGLLGAVLSVAAYALVLWAQTRAPLAPVAALRESSIIVGAAIGALFFKERFGAPRIAAAGLLVVGIGLMLHAG; from the coding sequence GTGACGCCGCTCGTCACCGCCGCTGTCCTGCTGGCCGCCTTCACCCACGCCGGGTGGAACGCCATCGCCCACCGGATCAGCGACAAGCTGACCGGGTTCACGTTGATCGCCGGGGGCGGTCTGGTCGTCGGGCTGGTGATGGCGCTGTTCGCGCCCTGGCCGGCCGGGCCCGCGTGGCCGTATCTGCTCACCTCCGCCGGGGTGCATGTGGCGTACTACGCGCTGCTCATGACCTCCTTCCGGCTCGGGGACTTCGGGCAGGCGTACCCGATCGCACGCGGTACCGCGCCGCTGGTGGTGACCGTGCTGGCGGCCCTGTTCGCGCACGAGGTGCCCGGCGGGTGGGCGGCGGCCGGGGTCGCCGTGTCCTGCGTGGGGCTGACCGGGGTGAGCCTGTGGGGGCTGCGCGGGCGGCGGCCGGACTGGAAGGCCATCGGCGCCGCCGTCGCCACCGGGCTCACCATCGCCGTGTACACCGTCCTCGACGGCATCGGCGTACGGCACGCGGACACCCCGCTCGGCTACATCGCCTGGCTGATGGCCGCCCAGGGGATCTTCATCCCCGCGTACATGTACTACCGGGTGCGCGGCGACATGGTCCGCAAACTCAAGCCCTACGCCACCCTCGGCCTCCTCGGCGCGGTCCTCTCCGTCGCCGCCTACGCCCTCGTCCTCTGGGCCCAGACCCGCGCCCCCCTCGCCCCCGTCGCCGCCCTCCGCGAATCCTCGATCATCGTCGGCGCCGCCATCGGCGCCCTCTTCTTCAAGGAACGCTTCGGCGCTCCACGCATCGCGGCAGCGGGCCTGCTGGTGGTGGGGATCGGGCTGATGCTGCACGCGGGGTGA